gaaagagaggacaGAAGAGGATATGCTTTGGGACCAAGCTATCCTTGGATTCTGAAGCTCTTGCATTGGATCTCCTGAGGTTAAACTGAAAAAGTAGTTGAGGAGCTTGGTTTTACGATGTCCATGTTCATTTCGCTTTTTTCATGTGAACAGGTACAAAGGCTAAGTGCACAGAAAACATTTAGTGTACTTGCTCTCCAACATGGAAATTACTTTTCCTCTCTTCTAAAATCATTACTACATTTTTCTTATACATAACGTAATTTCCCTTAAAGAGGGTGGCTCTGCTTTTATTCATCAAATTGCTATGATGGTGGAAGTATTTTTCCCTTGGGAGGTCATTTATTTTCAATTGGAGGATTAATAGGCTTTACATAATCTATTTCTTGATTGGGTTTTAGTTTGGGGTGGGTgtttttatattagttttctctGTGAAGCAGTTTagattgattatttttttccttcgtTAGATCTAACTTGCAGTATATTTTCTAGATTGGAAAGTGGAAAATGACATACATTATAATAAGCTTAAGTTACATACAGTTTTAAACGTTTCAAGAAGTCTTGATACAAAATcagtttatattttgaaaatgtttataatataataaagttCTAATTTCtacaatttgttttgttttctgatttctaCATTTCTGAACACACAGTGATGTGTTCCTATTCAATGAAGATTTTCTTCTGGAAGAGCAATAACTGAGCATATATCAACCCACTTTTTAGGGCAGAAATCTGAACGACCACAATTTTTCCAAATAGTTGAAATTGGGgaatttataagaaaatgccattagagggacttccctggcagtcccgtggttaagaatccgagcttccactgcagggggcacaggttccatctctggtcagggaactaagatcccccatggaGCGTGATgtggcaaaaaaaacaaaaaacaaaaaaaaaaaccattggaATATTCTTTCCTGACCAGTGTTTTCATTCTGATAATCCCCTTTTTTTACGATAAGCATATCAAGTGTTTGAGCACTGCTATTTAGTTGTAGAAAGAGTGGTGACCTGGGAATCTGAATCCCAGGATTCTAGACTCAACTATGCCATCAAGTTCTTATGTGACTTTGGGGAattcactttattttcctcattatcaAATATACCTAGAAGGACTGGCCTCTAAAATGCCTTGGATAAAAAAaagaggctggggcttccctggtggcgcagtggttgggagtctgcctgccaatgcaggggacacgggttcgagccctggcctgggaggatcccacatgccgcggagcgacggagcccgtgggccacaattgctgagcctgcgcgtctggagcctgtgctcggcaacaagagaggccgtgacagtgaggggcctgcgcaccgcaatgaagagtggcccccgcttgccacagcttgggggggggggccctcgcgcggagacgaggacccaacacagccataaataataaataaataaattaaaaaaaaaaaaaaaagaggctggaaTATGAAAACTCTCTTTGCATCCTACAATATTATGCTTACATGTTTATTGtaatattaactttaaaattattttgcttaaattatttttaattatatatattcccTTCCCCTACTCAACCCTCTGCATGTAACCAGTCTCCCCACCCTTGCTAAGCTGCTGCCTTACTCAGCTCTGACCCCTCGCTGGGTCCCCACCTTGCCTAGCCTCCTACCTCAGTGGGTCCCAAAtagcaaagaagaaaggaaggagggctttcccggtggtgcagtggttaagaatccacctgccaatgcaggggacacggactcaagccctggtccgggaagatcccacatgccatggagcaactaaacccgtgcgccgcagctactgagcctgtgctctagtgcccatgagccacaactactgagcccgcgtgccacaactactgaaggctgtgcgcctagagcccgtgctctgcaacaggagaagccaccgcaatgagaagcccacgcaccgcaacgaagagtagcccctgctcgccacaattagagaaagcccgcacgcaaaaacaaagacccaatgcagccaataaataaataaatataaataaataaataaataaaatacattttttaaaaaaaaggaaggcagggGNNNNNNNNNNNNNNNNNNNNNNNNNNNNNNNNNNNNNNNNNNNNNNNNNNNNNNNNNNNNNNNNNNNNNNNNNNNNNNNNNNNNNNNNNNNNNNNNNNNNNNNNNNNNNNNNNNNNNNNNNNNNNNNNNNNNNNNNNNNNNNNNNNNNNNNNNNNNNNNNNNNNNNNNNNNNNNNNNNNNNNNNNNNNNNNNNNNNNNNNtgtaattttcttttttttgtagtatctttgtctggttttggtgtcagggtgatggtggcctcatagaatgaatttgggagttttccttcctctgcaattttttggaagagtttgagaaggatgggtgttagctcttctctaaatgtttgatagaattcacctgtgaagccatctggtcctggacttttgtttgttggaagatttttaatcacagtttcaatttcattacttgtgattggtctgttcatattttctatttcttcctggttcagttttggaaggttatacctttctaagaatgtgtccacttcttccagattgtccattttattggcatagagttgtttgtagtagtctcttaggatgctttgtatttctgcagtgtctgttgtaacgtctcctttttcatttctaatttcattgatttgagtcctctccatcattttcttgatgagtctggctaatggtttatcaattttgtttatcttctgaaagaaccagctttttgttttattgatccttgctattgttttctttgtttctatttcattcatttctgctctgaactttatggtttctttccttctactaacttcgggttttgtttgttcttctttctctagttcctttaggtgtaagtttagattgtttatttgagatttttcttgtttcttgaggtaggcttgtattgctataaacttccctcttagaacggctttttctgcattccataggttttggatcgtcatgttttcattgtcatttgtctctaggtagtttttgatttcctctttgatttctgcagtgatctcttggttatttagtaacgtagtgtttagcctccatgtgtttgagtttcttacgtttttttccccggtaattgatttctaatctcatagcgttgtggtcagaaaagatgcttgatatgatttcagttttcttaaatttactgaggcttgatttgtgacccaagatgtgatctatcctggagaatgatctgtgcgcacttgagaagaaagtgtaatctgctgtttttggatggaatgtcctataaatatcaattaaatctatctggtctgttgtgtcatttaaagcttgtgtttccttattaattttctgtctggatgatctgtccattggtgtaagtgaggtgttaaagcccaccattattattgtgttactgtcaatttcctcttttttttaaaattaatttatttatttttggctgtgttgggtcttcgtttctgtgcgagggcttcctctagttgtggcgagcaggggccactcttcattgcggtgcactggcctctcactgtcgcggcctcttttgttgcggagcacaggctccagatgcgcaggctcagtagttgtggctcacgggcctagttgttccgaggcatgtgggatcttcccagaccagggctcgaacccatgtcccctgcactggcaggcagattctcaaccactgcgccaccagggaagctccaatttcctcttttatagctgttagcagttgccttatgtattgaggtgctcctatgttgggtgcatatatatttataattgttatatctccttcttggattgatgccttgatcattatgtagtgtccttccttgtctcttgtaacagtctttattttaaagtctattttatctgatatgagtattgctactccagctttcttttgatttccatttgcatggaatatctttttccatcccctcactttcaatctgtatgtgtccctcggtctgaagtgggtctcttgtagatagcatatatatgggtcttgtttttgtatccattcagcgagcctgtgtctttttgttggagcatttaatccattcacgtttaaggtaattttcaatatgtatgttcctattaccattttcttaattgttatgggtttgtttttgtaggtccttttcttctcttgtgtttcccacttagagaagttcctttagcatttgttgcagagctggtttggtggtgctgaattctcttagcttttgcttgtctgtaaagcttttgatttctccatcaaatctgaatgagatccttgccgggtagagtaatcttggttgtaggttcttccctttcatcacttttagtatatcatgccactcccttctggcttgcagagtttctgctgagaaatcagctgttaaccttatgggagttcccttgtatgttatttgtcatttttcccttgttgctttcaataatttttctttgtctttaatttttgtcaatttgattactatgtgtctcagcgtgtttctccttgggtttatcctgcctgggactctctgtgcttcctggactggggtggctatttcctttcccatgttagggaagtttttgactatcatctcttcaaatattttctcgggtcctttctctctctcttctccttctgggacccctataatgcaaatgttgttgcgtttaatgttgtcccagagggctcttaggctttcttcatttctttgcattcttttttctttattctgttccgcagcagtgaattccacctttctgtcttccaggtcacttatccgttcttctgcctcagttattctgctattgattccttctagtgtatttttcatttcagttattgtattgttcagctctgtttgtttgttctttaattcttctaggtgtttgttctttaattcttctaggtctttgttaaacatttcttgcatcttctcgatctttgcctccattctttttccgaggtcctggatcatcttcactatcattattctgaattctttttctggaaggttgcctatctccacttcatttagttgtttttctgcggttttaccttgttccttcatctggtacaatgtcctctgccttttcattttgtttgtctttctgtgaatgtggttttccttccacaggctgcagaatcgTACTTtgtcttgcttctgctgtctgccctctggtggatgaggctataaGCTTATAGGATGGATGATTGTTACAGGGGCTCTTTCTTGATCTGTGTCTCAACAAGTGGCacctatctgtctttttgattatagccatcctagcgGCTATGAAGTGaaatctttttattataaaacatatttaaacatataagGAGAGAAAACAGTATTATGAACGCTCATGTACCCACCATCCAGTTTTAACAATTACCAACATCTTTTTAATCTTATTAGTgactttttacagttttattgaggtatagttgacatacagtaaACTGTATGTATTCCAGGTATACAGTTTGATAGGTCTTGAAGGGTGTATATAcccatgaaatgatcaccacaattaagATGGTAAACATATCCATACCCACGAAAATGCCACTTATAGTCGCTCCCTCCTACTTTTTCCTGCCTCATCCCCAAGCAACCACTGTGTTACTACAGACTAGTTTGCATTTTCAAGActtttatatatatggaatcatatattatgtgctcttttgtcaggcttctttcattcagcatgattattttgagattcatctatttcAAGTGTATCAATAATCTATTCCTTTTTATCATTGATTCCATTCTATAGATATACCACTAGTTGATTTATGCATTCACCTGTTGAtcaatatttgggttgtttttatttttcctttccagggctattacaaataacactgctatgaacattcatgtataagtctttatgtggacatatacttccttttcttttggataaatacctaggagtggaataacTGGATCGTAtgttaggtgtatgtttaacttcctCAGAAactaccagactgttttccaagtaGTTGTGTCATTTTACatccctaccagcaatgtatgagaattccaattgttccacatcctcaccagtctCTTTAATTTCAGTCATTCTAGTGAGGGTGAGGTAGTacctttttgtggttttaattgacaTTTACTTGATGAcaaatgacattgagcatctttcatttgtttattgtccatttgtatatattcttttctgaagtgtctgttcaaatctttttacCCACATTTCATCAATTATTTGTTACATTATTTTGTTCTAGTCAGAATTTTTATACTGTTTGAGTTGAATAAGAGCTAAATTTTCTGACTCACCAAATTAGGCTTCACTTagactttctttttaatctcaaatTGCCAGTAAAGCTAGCTGATCATTAGTGACTCTAGATTGCTCTCAGACTTGTTCTGTTAATGgaaagaaatgtttgtttctaCGTGGGTTATGCTGCCTCCTAATTTTTGGAAATAAAGTATAACACAAAAATATCTAGCACATTATCATCTCATAGTGAGTAACTTTTCTGTTAGATTTGTAACACAGGATTGAGGTggggtgagagaaagagaaagagtagttgtactgcccccacccccgaaaagaaatttaaacaagCAAAGACTAGCACTATCTGctttacatttcttttgaaaCTTTTCTCTACATAAATCCTAGCCCATCTCAACTGTCACCTCCATTTCCTTCCTTAACCCTCCCCCCACTGCTTTACTAGAGAACAAACCAGAAGGCATTCTAGAATGCTTTTTTCACCAATCAGAAGTAACGGAATGAAATCCAAGACCCTGTTCAGAAGATACACAACTCTTTTCCCTCGTCTTTCCTCATGCCCTATACCTACCATTAGTTTTGTCTCATAGCTGAATTTCTAATTTCCAGCATTCCCAAACCATTTTACAAACATCCTTTTATTATTAAGTCTTAAAATACTCTAGTCAGGTGAGTATATGTGTTCATTTTACTTTGTTTCAGTAAACAGAAGATTTTAAAGATCAAATTACTTCTTTATACTTCTAATTATGGTTTATTACTTTTCTTAGACAACAGTGTACAAAAATTTGACTAATCTGAACTTTAGTAATTGTTTGAACATTCAGATCACGCCAGTCACCATGGATGTGTAAGTCGTTAGTCCCTACATTCCTTACGTTTTTAGCCCTACAAAAGAATTCTATATGTCAGCTCCTTTCTACCCTCTTCATCCCACTTCtgagaaagataaaattatttgtgaGCGGCCTAGGCAATATTTGACCTTTCTGATGCTCCTTTTTGGCATTTAATGTCATGATGTTTAACTTTCATGCCAAAGTAGGTTTTAATTTGTTTGgacttctttattttgttttttgagactCTTTTCAAGAGTAAAGGAAATATTCAGCATAAAATAATATAGTAAGAAGAattttctcccatcttctctACAGAGAATCCCTTGTCAACCTAATGAAGCATTCAAAGAAGACATCTGACTCTTTTCGAGATGAACTTGAAGATTACATCAAAGTGCAGAAAGCCAGAGGCTTAGAGCCAAAGACTTGtttcagaaagaggagagaggattATTTGGAAACCTGTGGATACAAAGAAGAGGTTAATTTTAGACCCAGGTGTAGAATGTTTGATCAAAGACTCCCTTATGAACCCATCCAGACCTACCGAAGACCATGCAATATTTCACAAGCAGTGGAGAAGCGGTTACCTCAGTGGCTACCAGCTCATGACAGCAGGCTGAGACTAGACTCCCTGAGCTACTGTCAATTCACCAGGGACTGTTTCTCAGGAAAACCAGTAGCCCTGAACTTTAGTCAACAAGAGTATAGCTGTAGCTCATACAGTGTAGAATCTGGAGTTTACAGGCACCTCTCCTTAGAAAACAGTACCAGTGCCC
This genomic stretch from Balaenoptera acutorostrata chromosome 12, mBalAcu1.1, whole genome shotgun sequence harbors:
- the LOC130709390 gene encoding lysine-rich coiled-coil protein 1-like, whose amino-acid sequence is MKHSKKTSDSFRDELEDYIKVQKARGLEPKTCFRKRREDYLETCGYKEEVNFRPRCRMFDQRLPYEPIQTYRRPCNISQAVEKRLPQWLPAHDSRLRLDSLSYCQFTRDCFSGKPVALNFSQQEYSCSSYSVESGVYRHLSLENSTSAHQASYKQIQQKRKRHPEEGREKPEEERPKHKRKKAYEEIDLDKHKSIQRNKTEVETVRVSREKLKNRKGKKSQDVASKKEERKRKEKKEEGKERTEEDMLWDQAILGF